The following is a genomic window from Candidatus Tumulicola sp..
CGCCCCTCAGACGGGCGATGCTCAAGCGCTCCGAGCGAACCGCGGCGGCGCGGGTTCCCCGATCGTGCACGTCCGCAGCAGCTGGGAAAGCGCCACGAATCCGCGCCCCAACGCGGAAGCCAATCGCCGGGCGCAAGCACGCTTTGCGGCGTCGCAGATCGCTGCGCTGCTCGAAAGTGGACGGGTCGCGCCGCGAGAGATCGCCATGCTGACCCGCAACAAGACGAACGTCCAACCGTTCACCGCAGCGCTGCTCGAAGCCGGCGTGCCATTTCGGCTGCTGGGCGGCGCGGGCTTCTACGAGACCAACGAGATACGCGATGCGCTGGCGTGGCTGCGCGTGCTGAGCGACCCGCTCGATGGCAAGGCTCTCGCGCGTCTGACCGCTTCTGAGGCGTGCGGGCTTAGCGATGCGACGCTCGCCGAGTTGACGCAGGACCTGGGCAGCGACCAGACCGGCTTTGCGCGTAGGATCCTTGTCGATGCGCTCAGCGAGACGCTCGATGAAGACACGCGCGAGCGCCTGACGCGACTGCGACATACGGTGGACGCGATCGAACCATTTTCTGGAGCCGGACTCGATGAGGCGCTTGCCGCGGTACTCGAGCACTCCGGACTGGCGCGCCGGTACGAGGCCCTCGGCGATGAGCAGGCGGTCGCCAACCTGCGCAAACTCGAGCGCTTGGCGCTGAGCTTCCTGGAGCGCAACCGCGAGGCGCGGGCCAGCGACTTCGTGCGCTACATCAACGAACTTGCGGCGATTGAATTCGACGATCGCGAGGCCGACCCGCCGTCGGACAACGCGGTGAGCATCATGACCGTGCACGCGGCGAAAGGACTCGAATGGCCGTATGTGTTCGTCATCGACGTGTGGCCTGCGGGCAAACCGTCGAGTCTCATCTGGCGCGACCCAGGCTCAGGAGCGTTGCTGTGCGCGGAGGGCCAAGATGGGAGCCTGCCTTTTCATGTCTTCGCCGCGCGCGCGCATCCCGATGCGGACGGCTGCTACAACCCCGCCGAAGGCGCCGCAAAGTTAGCACGCGATGCCGAGGAGCGGCGCCTCTTCTACGTGGCGCTCACACGCGCCCGCGACGAGCTGTTCATTCTGGGCGGGCGCCTCCACTACACCGACACCAACCCTCGCGGCACGCCTCACCAGTTCATCCGTGAGGCCGAGGATTGGGTCGCAAACCGAGGCTGGCCCCCAGACGAACCGCTGCCGGCGGCTGCAACTCGCGCGAACCTGAAGGCATCACTTCCGAGCTTCGCTCGGAACTCTACATCCGAGTTTCGCTCGGAACTCTACACCCGAGCTGGTGCTCGGGTCGCTACAGCAACGGTTGCGCTGCCGCCGCTCTCCTTCTCCACGCTGCAGGCCTTCGAGCGCTGCCCGCGCAGCGTCACGTATCGCACGGTGCTGCGCTTGCCCGACTTGTCGCCGCCCTCTGAAGATGTTTCCGGGGCTAAAGCCCCGGCACTACAAGACGAGGCACTACAAGTTCCGGCAGAGCCGACCTCGCTGCTTGCCGCGGGCGAATTCGGGCGGCTCGTGCACCGCGCGTTGGAGCGTTGGGCGCGCGACCGTCTCCAAGCCGCGCCCGCCCGCCCTCCACAGGCCTATTTGGAGGAGGCGACGGCCGATCTGAATCTGCACGTCAAGGCCGCTGACCGCAAGCGAGCTTCGGGCGCGGTGCACGAAGCGATCGCGAAGTTGGACGGCTGGCGCGTGATCGCGGCGGAAGCACCTTTTACGCTGCAAGTCGGTGACGTCGTCGTCACGGGGTTCATCGACCTCATCGCCGCTGATCCTGCGGGGAATGTCACGATTCTCGACTACAAGACCGGCAAAGCCGCTTCGGCTGAGCTGCAGCTCGGCATCTATCGCGAGGCTGCGCATCGGGTCTATTCTGTGGACAGGGCTGCGTGCGCGATCGGACGTTTCGAAAAAGACACGTTTACAATCGAAACGGTCGATCCACTGGCGTTCGACGAGGTCGTCACCCGTATCCAGCACATCGCAGCCGGCATGCGCGCCGCCGACGTTACGCCGAAACCCGGTGATTGGTGTCGGAGTTGCGCTTATCGGGCCGCTCCCTGCGATGCTTACCTCAAGTAACCCCGGACTTGGTTTCAAGATAGGTGGCATACGCGCCGAGCCAGTGCGTGAGCTCGTAGCGATCAGAAGACAGGGCTTGTAACCCCGCTCTTCGGTGCGCTGCAGCGGCACTTTGCAATGCGACGATACGCGCGTCGTGCGGCGGCAATCCCGAGGCGATGCCTTCCAACATCCACGCGCGGCTGATATTCAAGCCGTCCAGGTGCGCCAATCGGCCGTCGGCGCGATCGGGCGTGCGCACCGGCGTCATCCGAAGTTGGGGCAAGAACTTTGTTAGCCAGTGAGCGAACGGCCTCGGTTGTACAATGCGGCGCATGAGATCGGCCTCGCCGAGCGCGGGTGAGAGAAAGTCTTCGCCGCCGAGATCATAGGCAAGCGGCGCGTTTCGATCTTTCGCATAGAAGCGCTTTGCGGTCTTTATTAGCAGCCGCTCGAAACGCCGATCGCCGCGCGTGCGCGCGTAGTCCAGCATCAGTCCCATGCTGAACGCGGTCTGGTTGTGCGTTCCTGTGCGCATTGG
Proteins encoded in this region:
- a CDS encoding ATP-dependent DNA helicase, which encodes MVEQRWADVSDEQQAVVEHPVNQPAIVDAGAGTGKTHTIIHRVAYLHQKDRCEAKNVLLLTFARKAAAELRRRVLELLGPAIDPPHCSTFHAFAASVLADHAYDLGVSPDSTVIEDLDARLEFLTAFDEVIYGVEADASAFPLRSAMREQFVRELFDVAQDLKEEAIDVETFRSHAIAATDAIQKIPFRSIQKRGKKGAPLKAEGTTTDDELAQEAEEARARVIAAAAVFARYYARLQQRHALTYADLLLLARKGIAENPRLAQELRGRYKHCIVDEYQDTDLAQHRFLQTLFGAGLECVTVVGDPRQSIFGFRGAVPDNVRTFAALPGCVPFALSENRRSRQEILDLAHEIIAPQTGDAQALRANRGGAGSPIVHVRSSWESATNPRPNAEANRRAQARFAASQIAALLESGRVAPREIAMLTRNKTNVQPFTAALLEAGVPFRLLGGAGFYETNEIRDALAWLRVLSDPLDGKALARLTASEACGLSDATLAELTQDLGSDQTGFARRILVDALSETLDEDTRERLTRLRHTVDAIEPFSGAGLDEALAAVLEHSGLARRYEALGDEQAVANLRKLERLALSFLERNREARASDFVRYINELAAIEFDDREADPPSDNAVSIMTVHAAKGLEWPYVFVIDVWPAGKPSSLIWRDPGSGALLCAEGQDGSLPFHVFAARAHPDADGCYNPAEGAAKLARDAEERRLFYVALTRARDELFILGGRLHYTDTNPRGTPHQFIREAEDWVANRGWPPDEPLPAAATRANLKASLPSFARNSTSEFRSELYTRAGARVATATVALPPLSFSTLQAFERCPRSVTYRTVLRLPDLSPPSEDVSGAKAPALQDEALQVPAEPTSLLAAGEFGRLVHRALERWARDRLQAAPARPPQAYLEEATADLNLHVKAADRKRASGAVHEAIAKLDGWRVIAAEAPFTLQVGDVVVTGFIDLIAADPAGNVTILDYKTGKAASAELQLGIYREAAHRVYSVDRAACAIGRFEKDTFTIETVDPLAFDEVVTRIQHIAAGMRAADVTPKPGDWCRSCAYRAAPCDAYLK
- a CDS encoding DUF2891 domain-containing protein is translated as MTQATATKLAALALRNIRREFPAAILHVAGSKRESRRSQRDLHPSFYGCFDWHSSVETHWSLVRLTRLFPTARFVPRVVRELSKSFAAGSTAAEARYVAAHPGFERPYGLAWLLQLAAELHTSDVAFRAKLGKWSSALRPLERLAVKNLTVWLKKLPHPMRTGTHNQTAFSMGLMLDYARTRGDRRFERLLIKTAKRFYAKDRNAPLAYDLGGEDFLSPALGEADLMRRIVQPRPFAHWLTKFLPQLRMTPVRTPDRADGRLAHLDGLNISRAWMLEGIASGLPPHDARIVALQSAAAAHRRAGLQALSSDRYELTHWLGAYATYLETKSGVT